One window of Psychrobacillus sp. FSL H8-0483 genomic DNA carries:
- the leuS gene encoding leucine--tRNA ligase, which produces MSFNHEVIEKKWQNYWNENKTYKMIDDPSKPKFYALDMFPYPSGVGLHVGHPLGYIATDILSAFKRKQGYNVLHPMGWDAFGLPAEQYAIDTGNDPAEFTAKNIATFKRQMTDLGFSFDWDREVNTTDPSYYKWTQWIFIQLYKKGLAYVDEVPVNWCPALGTVLANEEVIDGLSERGGHPVERRPMRQWVLRITAYADRLLEDLDDLDWPESLKEMQRNWIGRSGGAELDFEVDGTNESFRAFTTRPDTIFGATYAVLAPEHKLVDAITTAEQMDAVQAYKDQVKLKSDLERTDLAKHKTGVFTGAYAINPVSGEKMPIWIADYVLATYGTGAIMAVPAHDERDYEFAKQFDLPIVEVVSGGSIEESAYTEDGTLINSDFLNGLNKEQAIAKAIEWFEANGKGEKKITYRLRDWLFSRQRYWGEPIPIIHWEDGTSTAVDESELPLMLPVTTDIKPSGTGESPLANITEWVNVVDPVTGKKGRRETNTMPQWAGSCWYYLRYIDPNNDEALIDPELVKRWLPVDIYVGGAEHAVLHLLYARFWHKFLYDIGVVTTKEPFQKLFNQGMILGENNEKMSKSKGNVVNPDDIVKSHGADSLRLYEMFMGPLDSSKPWSTNGLDGSRRFLDRIWRLLVDENGKLSTKVSDTSSENMEKVYHQTVKKVTEDYEAMHYNTAISQMMVFINEGYKADLIAKEYVEGFVKLISPIVPHIAEELWSILGHEDTITYESWPTFDESKLVDNEVEIPVQIKGKVRAKLLVAKDATKDELEALALASEQVQQWLEGQEVKKIIAIPGKMVNIVI; this is translated from the coding sequence ATGAGCTTTAATCATGAAGTAATCGAAAAAAAATGGCAAAATTATTGGAATGAAAACAAGACGTATAAAATGATCGATGACCCTTCGAAACCTAAATTTTATGCATTAGATATGTTCCCATATCCTTCTGGAGTTGGTTTGCACGTTGGTCATCCACTAGGTTATATTGCTACAGACATTTTAAGTGCATTCAAACGTAAGCAAGGTTATAACGTACTTCATCCGATGGGTTGGGATGCTTTCGGACTTCCTGCAGAGCAGTATGCAATCGATACGGGTAACGACCCTGCAGAATTTACAGCAAAGAATATCGCTACATTTAAACGCCAAATGACGGATCTTGGTTTTTCATTTGACTGGGATAGAGAAGTAAATACGACTGATCCATCTTACTATAAATGGACGCAATGGATTTTTATCCAGCTCTACAAAAAAGGGTTAGCTTATGTTGATGAAGTGCCAGTAAACTGGTGTCCTGCATTAGGAACTGTTTTGGCAAATGAAGAAGTAATAGATGGATTATCAGAGCGTGGGGGACATCCAGTAGAACGCCGCCCAATGCGTCAATGGGTACTTCGTATAACTGCTTATGCAGATAGACTTTTAGAAGATTTAGATGACCTTGACTGGCCAGAAAGCTTAAAAGAAATGCAACGTAACTGGATTGGCCGTTCAGGAGGTGCTGAGCTAGACTTTGAAGTAGACGGCACGAATGAATCGTTCCGTGCTTTTACAACTCGCCCAGATACTATTTTTGGTGCAACTTACGCAGTATTGGCGCCAGAACATAAGCTAGTAGATGCGATTACGACTGCTGAACAGATGGATGCAGTGCAAGCTTATAAAGATCAAGTAAAACTGAAAAGTGATTTAGAGCGTACCGACCTTGCAAAACATAAGACAGGTGTATTCACTGGCGCTTATGCAATCAATCCAGTAAGCGGAGAAAAAATGCCAATTTGGATTGCTGATTATGTATTGGCGACATACGGAACAGGTGCAATTATGGCAGTTCCCGCCCATGATGAGCGTGATTATGAATTTGCAAAACAATTCGATTTACCAATTGTAGAAGTTGTTTCTGGTGGAAGTATCGAGGAATCGGCTTATACAGAAGATGGTACACTTATTAACTCAGATTTCTTAAATGGTTTAAACAAAGAACAAGCGATTGCCAAAGCAATTGAATGGTTTGAAGCAAACGGAAAAGGTGAAAAGAAAATTACGTATCGTCTACGCGATTGGTTATTTAGCCGTCAACGCTATTGGGGTGAACCAATTCCAATTATCCATTGGGAAGATGGTACTTCAACAGCAGTAGATGAATCTGAACTACCACTAATGTTGCCAGTAACAACGGATATTAAGCCAAGTGGAACAGGCGAATCACCACTTGCAAATATTACAGAATGGGTAAACGTTGTAGACCCAGTAACAGGGAAAAAAGGACGTCGTGAAACTAATACGATGCCACAATGGGCAGGTAGCTGCTGGTATTACTTACGTTATATCGATCCTAACAATGACGAAGCACTAATTGATCCAGAACTAGTGAAACGCTGGCTTCCTGTAGATATTTATGTAGGTGGAGCAGAGCATGCTGTATTGCATTTATTGTACGCGCGTTTCTGGCATAAATTCCTTTATGACATTGGTGTTGTCACAACGAAAGAGCCATTCCAAAAGCTATTTAACCAGGGTATGATTCTTGGGGAGAATAATGAAAAAATGTCTAAATCAAAAGGAAATGTAGTGAATCCGGATGATATCGTGAAAAGTCATGGTGCTGATTCTCTTCGTTTATATGAAATGTTCATGGGACCACTTGATTCTTCTAAACCATGGTCCACAAACGGACTTGACGGATCAAGAAGATTCCTAGATCGTATTTGGCGTTTGTTGGTCGATGAGAATGGGAAGCTTAGCACTAAAGTAAGTGATACTTCCTCGGAAAATATGGAAAAAGTGTATCACCAAACAGTCAAAAAAGTGACAGAAGACTATGAAGCAATGCATTATAATACTGCTATTTCACAAATGATGGTATTCATTAATGAAGGATATAAAGCAGACCTTATCGCGAAAGAGTATGTAGAAGGATTTGTGAAACTAATTTCTCCAATCGTACCGCATATTGCAGAAGAGCTTTGGAGTATTTTGGGGCATGAGGATACAATTACGTATGAATCATGGCCTACGTTTGATGAGTCAAAATTAGTGGACAATGAAGTGGAAATTCCTGTACAAATTAAAGGGAAAGTACGCGCGAAGTTACTTGTTGCTAAAGATGCTACGAAAGATGAATTGGAAGCATTAGCACTTGCTTCGGAACAAGTTCAACAATGGCTTGAAGGGCAAGAAGTGAAGAAAATCATTGCAATCCCAGGTAAAATGGTGAATATCGTTATTTGA
- the trpE gene encoding anthranilate synthase component I — MTVETRSFEMKEIEGDMMTPISIYHSLNGKKKMLFESSAKHEESGRYSFIALNPIAEIIGDQSGYTLQVNGEQLEKGTGSILEKLKRMIPFHEESYPFSFFGGAIGFFGYETAFYCEKIGELLQDELEMPDIHLMFYDTFVVYDHLKQSVTVAAIDLFQKGRTQKEMSDAIEFICSDLQKGLIHEDETEAMLAFQPMIDETAFVQMVEKAKEHIVKGDVFQIVLSQRFTSPFKGNPFTLYRKLRTSNPSPYMFYMDFETYTILGTSPESLVKVNNRLVTTNPIAGTKPRGKTPKEDAQIARELLNDEKEIAEHRMLVDLGRNDIGRISEIGSVKIQKYMKIEYYKYVMHIVSEVTGRLKEDTHLLDVLTACLPAGTVSGAPKIRAMQIINQLENTKRGVYAGAVGYISVTGDMDLALAIRTMVVKNHQAHVQAGAGIVFDSIPQSEYEETLNKAKALLEVQR; from the coding sequence ATGACAGTTGAGACGAGAAGCTTTGAAATGAAAGAAATCGAAGGAGATATGATGACGCCTATTTCCATTTATCATTCCTTAAATGGAAAGAAAAAGATGTTATTTGAATCATCTGCTAAGCATGAGGAAAGTGGTCGTTATTCATTTATTGCGTTAAATCCAATTGCAGAAATAATTGGGGATCAGTCAGGATATACTCTACAAGTAAATGGAGAACAATTAGAAAAAGGTACAGGTTCTATTTTAGAAAAATTAAAAAGGATGATACCTTTTCATGAGGAAAGCTATCCCTTTTCTTTCTTTGGAGGAGCGATAGGTTTTTTTGGTTATGAAACTGCTTTTTATTGTGAGAAAATCGGGGAACTATTGCAAGATGAATTAGAAATGCCAGATATCCATCTCATGTTTTACGATACGTTTGTTGTGTATGATCATTTAAAGCAATCAGTAACGGTTGCGGCAATTGATCTATTTCAAAAAGGTCGGACACAAAAGGAAATGTCCGATGCAATTGAATTCATCTGTTCTGATTTACAAAAAGGTCTTATTCATGAAGATGAAACGGAAGCAATGCTTGCATTTCAACCAATGATTGACGAGACAGCATTTGTACAAATGGTCGAAAAAGCAAAAGAACATATTGTGAAAGGCGATGTATTTCAAATAGTATTATCGCAACGATTTACTTCTCCCTTTAAAGGGAATCCATTTACACTTTATCGTAAGTTACGCACTTCGAATCCATCTCCCTATATGTTTTATATGGACTTTGAGACATATACGATATTAGGTACTTCACCTGAGAGCTTAGTAAAGGTAAATAACAGATTAGTAACAACTAATCCGATTGCTGGTACAAAGCCTCGTGGAAAAACGCCTAAGGAGGATGCACAAATAGCAAGAGAATTGCTGAATGACGAAAAAGAAATTGCGGAACATCGTATGTTAGTTGATCTTGGACGCAATGATATTGGCCGCATTTCAGAAATTGGCTCTGTAAAAATCCAAAAATATATGAAAATAGAATACTATAAATATGTCATGCATATCGTCTCAGAAGTAACTGGCCGTTTAAAAGAAGACACTCATTTATTAGATGTGTTAACTGCATGTTTGCCAGCAGGTACTGTTTCTGGTGCGCCAAAAATCCGAGCGATGCAAATCATTAATCAGTTAGAAAATACAAAACGTGGTGTTTATGCAGGAGCTGTCGGCTATATCTCCGTAACTGGTGACATGGATTTAGCCCTTGCTATTCGTACGATGGTTGTAAAAAATCATCAAGCACATGTTCAAGCAGGAGCAGGAATTGTGTTTGATTCCATACCGCAAAGTGAATACGAAGAAACATTGAATAAAGCGAAAGCACTCCTGGAGGTGCAACGATGA
- a CDS encoding 3-hydroxybutyrate dehydrogenase — protein sequence MVKDRVLLITGAAQGIGFEVAQEFYKAGAKVVLTDINEEKVKRAASSLGDDVLGVKCDVTNEEDIIHSINRTLEEYGRIDILINNAGMQHVAMLEDFPTERFELLVKIMLTAPFVAIKHVLPHMRKEGFGRIINMASINGLIGFAGKAAYNSAKHGVIGLTKVAALETAADGITVNAVCPGYVDTPLVRNQFLDLASTRNVPVESVLEEVLFPLVPQKRLLDVKEIADLTLFLASDAAKGMTGQAVVLDGGYTSQ from the coding sequence TTGAAGTTGCACAGGAATTTTATAAAGCTGGTGCGAAGGTTGTTTTAACTGATATTAATGAAGAGAAGGTAAAACGCGCTGCATCATCACTTGGTGATGATGTACTTGGTGTGAAATGTGATGTGACAAACGAAGAAGATATTATTCATTCTATTAATAGAACGTTAGAAGAGTATGGACGAATTGATATATTAATAAATAATGCTGGAATGCAGCACGTTGCAATGCTAGAAGACTTCCCAACAGAACGCTTCGAACTATTAGTGAAAATTATGCTAACAGCACCATTTGTTGCAATTAAGCATGTTCTCCCACATATGCGTAAGGAAGGCTTTGGAAGGATCATCAATATGGCTTCTATAAATGGTTTAATCGGCTTTGCTGGGAAAGCAGCCTATAATTCTGCCAAGCATGGTGTAATTGGTTTAACAAAAGTCGCTGCACTGGAAACAGCTGCCGATGGAATTACAGTAAACGCAGTTTGCCCAGGATATGTGGATACACCACTTGTACGTAACCAATTCCTGGATCTTGCAAGCACACGTAATGTTCCAGTTGAATCCGTTCTAGAGGAAGTATTATTTCCTTTAGTTCCTCAGAAACGTTTGTTAGATGTGAAGGAAATTGCTGATCTAACCTTATTTTTAGCAAGTGATGCAGCAAAAGGAATGACAGGTCAAGCAGTTGTATTAGATGGTGGATACACGTCGCAATAA
- a CDS encoding aminodeoxychorismate/anthranilate synthase component II produces MILLIDNYDSFTYNLFQQVSSLGKEVQVVRNDAITIEEIENLQPEAIIISPGPGNPSEAGISIEVIQQLHEKYPILGICLGHQSIGAAFGADIIQAKTIMHGKLSTVEHNHSSLFAKLNEPFSVMRYHSLVIDEQTLCDKLEVLARAEDDKEIMAIKHRDYPVYGLQFHPESIGTEQGDQLIQAFIDTIK; encoded by the coding sequence ATGATTTTGTTAATCGATAATTACGATTCCTTTACGTATAATTTATTTCAACAAGTGAGTAGCCTTGGTAAAGAAGTACAAGTAGTGCGAAATGACGCCATAACAATCGAAGAAATTGAAAATCTACAACCTGAAGCGATAATTATATCTCCTGGCCCTGGGAATCCTTCAGAGGCTGGTATATCGATCGAAGTAATTCAACAACTACATGAAAAATATCCAATCCTCGGAATCTGTTTAGGACATCAATCCATTGGAGCAGCATTTGGGGCAGATATTATACAGGCCAAAACCATCATGCACGGAAAGTTATCAACGGTTGAACATAATCACTCATCCTTATTCGCGAAGTTGAACGAACCGTTTTCTGTTATGCGATATCATTCACTTGTCATTGACGAACAAACATTATGTGACAAATTAGAAGTACTTGCTAGAGCAGAAGATGATAAGGAAATTATGGCCATTAAGCATCGAGACTACCCAGTTTATGGACTTCAATTTCATCCAGAATCTATTGGAACAGAGCAAGGAGATCAATTAATTCAAGCGTTTATAGATACAATTAAATAG